The following coding sequences are from one Methanomassiliicoccales archaeon window:
- a CDS encoding DUF424 family protein — MITARVYRRGEEIVVAACDKDLLGKMFREGELHIEVVKDFYEGEDVDEETLVNRLSIATIANLVGELTVGIAIRHNFINEECVLRIAGVPHAQMVRI; from the coding sequence TTGATCACAGCGCGCGTCTACCGGAGGGGAGAGGAAATCGTCGTCGCAGCATGTGATAAAGACCTCCTCGGAAAAATGTTCAGAGAGGGGGAACTGCACATTGAGGTAGTCAAGGACTTCTACGAAGGCGAAGATGTAGACGAGGAGACGCTGGTCAATAGGCTTTCAATCGCGACGATCGCCAATCTCGTCGGGGAGTTGACGGTGGGGATCGCAATCAGGCATAACTTTATCAATGAAGAGTGCGTGCTAAGGATTGCCGGCGTCCCACACGCACAGATGGTGAGAATCTAG
- a CDS encoding NMD3-related protein, whose protein sequence is MFCVKCGREGPTYENLCASCFIAKTRFSDIPDHVDLVQCALCGEFLFDRNWKDYASIEDAAEAIALQSINLRKGAWVEDAAVTISQRDERNYNLAIDLTIRFENLVKNERLETTVRVKKGLCQRCSRIKGSYYESIIQIRTRGRAFPPKEKESLLSEIEALVETASRKSRDAFISKVKEEQGGFDVYLSSSSLGKSVSREISRLHGAEFKESAKLVGQKDGKNIKRVTYLVRLPSYRIGDVIRYNGRMYYVEGIGVHGARLVDLETHEPMMFGSGELESAPVVVGREEISETVVLREEKKEIEVLDPTTMKPVVVKKPHSYTVKERKVKVVVHENQVFLIPHVHERSRGE, encoded by the coding sequence ATGTTCTGCGTCAAGTGCGGCCGTGAAGGCCCTACATACGAAAATCTATGCGCCTCATGCTTCATCGCCAAGACGCGCTTCTCGGATATCCCAGATCACGTCGATTTAGTACAATGTGCACTCTGCGGTGAATTTTTGTTCGATAGGAACTGGAAGGACTACGCCTCGATCGAAGACGCCGCTGAAGCAATTGCGCTCCAATCGATTAATCTTCGCAAGGGCGCTTGGGTTGAAGATGCCGCTGTCACCATCAGTCAGAGAGACGAGAGGAATTACAATTTGGCGATTGATCTTACTATCAGATTCGAAAACCTCGTCAAGAATGAACGGCTGGAGACGACAGTGCGCGTCAAGAAGGGGTTGTGCCAGCGCTGCAGCAGGATTAAAGGATCATATTATGAATCGATCATCCAGATCAGGACAAGGGGCCGGGCATTCCCCCCGAAAGAAAAGGAATCGTTGCTATCTGAGATCGAAGCGCTCGTCGAAACAGCTTCGAGGAAAAGCAGGGACGCATTTATTTCGAAGGTCAAAGAGGAACAGGGCGGCTTTGATGTTTACTTGTCCTCATCATCCCTCGGCAAATCCGTCTCAAGGGAAATCTCGAGACTACACGGGGCAGAGTTCAAAGAGTCCGCTAAGCTCGTCGGCCAGAAAGATGGAAAGAATATTAAGCGGGTGACCTACCTCGTCCGGCTCCCTTCATATCGAATCGGTGATGTCATTCGTTACAACGGCAGGATGTACTATGTCGAAGGGATCGGCGTGCATGGAGCGAGATTGGTCGACCTCGAGACTCATGAACCGATGATGTTCGGTAGTGGCGAATTGGAATCTGCACCAGTGGTCGTAGGTCGCGAGGAGATTTCGGAGACGGTCGTGTTGAGGGAAGAGAAGAAGGAAATCGAGGTCCTCGACCCCACAACGATGAAGCCCGTCGTCGTCAAGAAACCGCATTCTTATACCGTAAAAGAAAGGAAAGTGAAAGTCGTCGTCCATGAAAACCAGGTCTTTCTAATTCCGCATGTGCATGAAAGATCACGTGGAGAATGA
- a CDS encoding molybdopterin-binding protein, producing the protein MKIEIIHIGDELLTGEINPYPTQMIQLVREKNASINMITILRDDKQEITDVLRFAERRGVDLVIMTGGLGPTLDDVTRYALADFLGVDLEIHQEAVGWLSEAVERMYGKKPVLTDEALRMATIPKGTIALKNITGAACGIEAKKGKMTIFCLPGFPREMIPMFETYILSRIEGENLYTMEIRAWRGETTMEPLFNQIVKKYRVKIASLPDEQWRERGNRVIVKGEKEEVEKAVEELKALIEKSKDAFIEE; encoded by the coding sequence ATGAAAATCGAGATCATTCACATCGGCGATGAGCTTCTCACCGGGGAAATAAATCCCTATCCAACACAGATGATACAGCTCGTCAGGGAGAAGAATGCTTCGATCAATATGATCACGATCCTCAGGGACGATAAACAAGAAATCACGGATGTACTACGATTTGCCGAGCGGAGGGGTGTTGACTTAGTCATTATGACAGGTGGCCTCGGCCCGACACTCGATGACGTGACGCGGTACGCCCTCGCCGATTTCCTCGGCGTTGACCTTGAGATCCACCAGGAAGCTGTCGGTTGGCTGAGCGAAGCAGTCGAAAGAATGTACGGAAAAAAGCCAGTTCTGACCGACGAGGCGCTGAGAATGGCCACGATTCCCAAGGGCACGATTGCGCTTAAGAACATCACTGGGGCGGCATGCGGGATCGAGGCGAAAAAGGGGAAAATGACAATATTCTGTTTGCCAGGATTCCCGAGAGAAATGATCCCGATGTTTGAAACATATATCCTCTCGAGAATTGAGGGCGAGAACCTCTACACAATGGAGATCAGGGCATGGAGGGGCGAAACGACGATGGAGCCCCTCTTCAACCAGATCGTCAAGAAATACAGGGTGAAAATAGCCTCACTACCTGATGAGCAGTGGCGAGAGAGGGGGAATAGGGTGATAGTTAAGGGGGAGAAGGAGGAAGTAGAGAAGGCTGTAGAGGAGCTGAAAGCCCTCATTGAGAAATCCAAGGATGCCTTCATTGAGGAATGA